GACAGAAATACCAAGTGATATAGACTTTTTAGATTAAATCAACATGATTTTGTTCtctgaaatgtaaaaaatgaaaagatgcagGCCTCAATTTAGTACCTCAATTTAGGCCTCAATTATTAAGGgtcaaataataagaaaaaattcttTGAACAATATAAAAGCTTATgcattcaaattaaaaaacatgttttgcaaatattatataataatgataagattacagaaaacaaaatattcagaCTAACCCCACAGCATTCACACCACACCAGAATTTTGCCTGTAACAAAATGGTGAATTGTATTCCAAAAAGTAGTTAAAAGTCCATGCCAGCTGAAAACTTCAGTTCTAGACCCCATGAATGAGGATGAACTACTTAGTACATgcttaatagaaatataatattaaCCATTCTTAAGTGCCCCTCACCATTGCTCTGAGGGCTAGGAGAGAAGAAATGTGGACACATTTACTCACATAGGCAGAATCTCCAATTAAGAAATTCGTATGTGTGACCTTTGCTATGTCTTGAGCAACAGCTAAGACTTTATCTGTGGGAACCCACCACTgaaaatcacaacaaaaaccaataggaaatgatttaatataaaatatacaaatttctCAGTATGAGGACCTCCACAAAACAGGGAAAAGGGAATGACAACTAAAATGAACTTATCTTAAAAAAGCCCACTCCTGTTACCTTGTCCTTGCTACTcaactcaaaaacaaaactgTACAAAACTATGAATGCAGAAAAGGACCACAGAGGATGTTAACATCCAGTGTCTTCAGACCTATTCTAAACTGCCGTCCTCACCAAAACCCCTCACTAACAGAGCTGAGAGTCCACTGGGGAAAGTAAGTGGTTTCAGGTCATCACCCCTGTTTCATGACAGACGGCCCAGGTCACTCGCTGTCAAACTTAATGGAATTGACCTGGACTGAGATGGAGCCTCCCCGATAGCTGCCCCGCttcttcttggttttctcatGTCGGAAGGATTTGCCTTTGGTGAACTTCAGAACCTGATTGGCTCGCTCCCCCCAGTCTCCGGCTGCGCCTTGCTGGCAAGTAGAGAGAGGTGGTTAACACAAAGATGGACACCAAGGCCCTGTCACCTTCTCCTTCCTGCTTAAGGCAACAGGAACCCAGAGAGCTTCCCACCAGCCGAAACCAAGAGCTGTCCTCCCTTCCCCTCAAGAATGGTGAAACGCCTCTCCTCACCTTGGCATCAAAGGAGTTGTCTGCCACTCGAGCATCCACCTCAATTTCCTCCTCCTTGATCCTTCGGAATGGGGAAGATGCCCTCTTTTCTCCCTGGAGAAGAACGAAGTAGGAAATTAAAGATGTCGTGGTCATGTAACCAAAAGGCCCTCCTGAgctacacacatgtacatgtgtgcCAGGCTAGGCAGAGGGCTGTCAAGATGATCCCAAATTGTTCTTTCTACTCTTTAAAGGCTGGCTCCTGACAGGAAAATAAGACaacttactttcttcctttttggaAATGTGTTGGGTGTCTGGGGCTTCATCTTCTTGGCTTGAGGAGTCTCTGCTTCCTTGGCAGCCTCATTCTGCTTCCGCTTCTTTGCTGAACCTACAGAACAACAAGCCAGCCTTTGGGGACGTTTCCTGTTCCTCCTCCCATGTTCCCACACTGAAGCCCTTACCTGGAAGCTTAATCACGGCCTCCTCTCTCTAACCCATCCCTCAAGAGTATATCCCACCCTAACATGCAGGAACAAACCCAGGGGGACAGGTTCTCTGGATACAGACCTGGCTTAGAAATTGCACCTGCtgcattcttttcttcctcctcctcgaTGCTGTCCTGGTCTGCTTTTCCATTCTGGGCAGTCAGTGCAGAGGTACCATTGGTCTTGGGGACTTGTGGTCTTGGAGTGCCCTTGCTCTTGGGCTTCTCCTTCACCTCCTCCTCACTGGAGTCATCAGAGGAAGAACTGCTGCTGCTCTCAGCTGCTAATTTTTTCGTAGGAGCAGGCTTGGAAAGGGCTACAGCTCCCACTGCTTTCTGTGGCTTCTTTTTAACTGGGGACTtagtcttctcttcctcctcttcctcactgCTGGAACTGTCTGAATCAGAGCTGCTGTCTCCACCACCCTGAGAGGCCTGTTTGGCAGGCAAAGATGGAGTTCCTTTGGCTGTCACCTTGGACTTGGGGATGGCCACAGCCTTCTtcaccttctcctcctcctcctcactagAACTGCTCTCCTCCTCGCTGGAACTGCTATCAGCCTTTCTGGCCAGAGGCTTCTGGCCACTGCCCACAGGCTGCTTGAGAGTTGTAGCTGGTTTAGCTGCAGCCTGCTTGAGAGTGGCAGCTGGCTTACTTGAGGCATTTTTGGTGGTACTGGCTGGTCTGGCAGGAGCTTCATCCTCAGAACTGTCAGAGTCTAAACAGAGGACAAAACAGCTCCCCAAATCAGACTGAGTGAGGCCCCTGGACCTCCCACTACCCTGAGGGCCTCCATATGCCTTACCTGAGCTGTCTGAAGAGCTCTCTGCTGCCTTCTTTGCTGGAGCTGGTTTAGTGGTTGCTTTAGAAACAACTGGCTTAGCTGggggtttcttttcttcctcagaaCTTGAATCTGAAGAAAACTTATGGCATTAGGCTGGGGCCAGTGTTCAAACCCAACCAGTAACAATAAAAAGGATGCAACTACCCACACAGAGCCTTAGCCCTGTCTTGCCTCAGTGAAAAGCAAAGGGGACACAAGCATTTTCATCTTCCTTATTCCTCATACACCCCTACGCCCACTCACCACTGGTGATGACTTACCAGACTCATCGCTGCTGTCCCCAGTGCCCTCCACAGCCTGTTTCTTCTCTGCAGCTTTCTTGGGAATCTGGGTTCCCAGGGACTTCTTGGGTGGGGGAGCAGAAGGAGGGGGAACTGAACTATAGGGACCTGTTTAAAAGGGACAGTGTGGcggttttaaaatatgcaaattctTTGATAGTACTCCCTTCTAGAAATGGAGTTCAGATCTCCTTCAAGAGTGAGCTAGAATTAGTGACTCACTTCACTTCTAACCAACAGAATGTGGCCAAGGTGGTGGCATATCATTTTCTGGTCTAGATTACAAGAGGCTCAacgactttttcttttctctagaagAAGCTAGCTGTTGTGTCAATAGCTGTGTGGAGAGGTCCACAGAGTGACTGCAGAGGTCCTCCTGCAACTAGACCCTGGTCACAGATGTGCAGCTTGATGCCCCATGTCTAGTCACCTGGTTTTTTCTTCATGGGTTTtttctgttcctcctcctcctcactggAGGAGTCCTCACTGCTGGAACTCTTCTGGGTAGATGCAGCAGCTGCTTTCACTGGAGCCTTAGCCACAACTTGCTTTTTAGGTACAGTCTGCAAGACACAGAGAAAACCAAGTTACCACAGGGAAATGCTGACCCAGGTCATCCCCTGCCATGGTCCCCTCTTCTCAGGGGAAGGTATGGCCCAGACCTTCTTGGAGATGGCTACCGCCTTCTCCTCTTCTGAGTCATCACTGCTGCTGCTAGCTGCTTTGCCATTGGCTGCTTTAGGGGCTGCCCGAGCTGGTGTACCTCAGGGAAAAAAACAGTGTAAAGGGGTACCAAGGCATCAAAGGACTATAAAATACCTCCTTCCTATCAGCTCAGAATTTAGGAATCTATCAACTCTCTTGCCTTTAGAACAGGCATGAGGAGAGACTGCATGATTTACTGCATCAAAGGACAACTGTCctgcccaattaaaaaaatacaactatctttttaaaaaatggtataatGCAAATAACTTAGATATGCCCTCTAAAGTTCTGTACTCCAACTTCCATTCCAACTCCTATAAATCATAACTAGCCTTTATCAGagaaaaattacagaagaaaattCAAACTCTCACTTGTCCCAAAGAATGCAGGTACAGGGAGAAATGGTAGGGAAAAGCACAAAGAATACAAATCTAAGGTCACAGTAGAATTAAGAtttgtgggaatataaaatgtcCATAAGATGCCAACTAAAGATTGCCAAAccaataccattttttaaagcaagttttcCCTTGCTGCAGACTATTTCTCTAGTTCCTAGCCCCTAATGGTGAAATTTTTTGCTTAATAAAAAACGTTAAAAGATGGCACTAATCAGTAACTCTACCTCAACAACGAATGCCATTTCACTCTGTGCTGAATGAGCAACTTTAACATCAGTCCCAGAGAAACCTGGCAACCAGTGCAGCCTCTTGCAAACAGAATGGTACCTGGTTTGCCTAGGGCTTTAGCCTGAACTTTAGCTGTCACAGGTGTTGTCTTTGGCTTCTGGTTCTTCGGTGCCTCATCCTCTGAGCTTGAATCAGAATCAGAATCAGAATCAGAATCAGAGCTCTTGGCCTTCTTAGGAGGAACTTTGGCTGCCTTGGCCTGGGGTTTAACTCCCTTCTGTGAGAAAACATGATGAGAATCAACAGTTTCTAGAGATATCCAGAAGGCATCCTAAGGTAGacatttttctagttccttttacttttttaggGACTAATGGAACAGCAAGAGCGAGGGAAAACCAAGCAGAACAGCATACAAAAAtagtaacaaattatttttaagaaaaagttcaGCCACTTGATCTATCAGCCTTGTCCCTATCATTCCCTGCCTAGAGCTTCCACCACCTGTCTACAAAACATACTCTCTTACTTTTGGAATCCTTAATAGTGTTCCAGAGAAACCAAAGCCACCAGCAAAGCACAATGGGTTGCATTTCCTCTAGATTCAGAGTCTAACTTCAGCCTAACATATCCTTTCCAGATCTCATACTTTTATCACCTCTCTGTAAGTCCCCAGATTTTCTTCCCTATAATCACGTGTTATATACCCACAAGCATCCCTTGGTCACAAGACAGAAGCCAATATTTCAGGTTTCTTCTTTCCAATCCCTTAAACAACTCCTTTCCTTCCCAAAGTTGCAAACCTGTAcaggctttttctttttgtcctcctCCTCATCATCATCACTGGATTCTTCACTGCTGCTGCTTTCTGATGCTTTGGCTGTAGTCTTGCCAGGAAGCTGAGACAGACTGGTCCGCTTGGCAGGTATTGCTGAACCAAAGTATAGATCCCAGTAAGAATCAGCCATGTGGTATAGGTAGGTTACAGACCCTTTCACTGGAACCACTAACCCCAACTTCCTGCCCAGCCTTACCAGCTTTCTTAGGTGGAGGCCCTTGGGCTTTTTCTTCCTCACTGCTATCCTCACTGCTGTCACTAGATGAGGTCTTCTTCTTAGTCTTCTTAGTTACTGGTCCGTTTGCCTGTAACTTCTGCTTTGGGGCCTTGGTGGACCTGCTGAGGTACATTAGGACAACTTCAGGGGACTCAGGACCCTCCCAAACCGAAGAGCACAACCCAGCTCCTTGTAGGTTGAAAAGAGACAGTGGTAGAGGGGAGACTTACTTGAGCCAGAAGCTATAGATGTCCAAGAGGGAAGAGGCATTGGCATCCTGCTGGGTCtgtaggagaaaagaaaaagcactaGATAAGAAAACTATCCTGGTTAATCTAGAGGAGATTTGATTCTGTGTTACTTTCTCATTAAAACTGACCTGTTTTATACCTGTTGTATTTGTATATCTTCACAAGACTTCTCTTACTCACAtaaattaggagaaaaatattCTACTTAGGTATTTCCAAATGTTTGATACCAAAACCTTGGGCTATTCCTGTAGTTTCTGGCAACACCTATCCCCAGTTTGTCAATCCTACTCATCAAAGCCTTTAAAAATGTGCAACCCTTTACTCTAGCAATGTATCACCTAGCAGTATATCCTTATCCATGAAACATGGGCACAAACACTTATAAGGTATTTGCTGCAATGTGCTTTATAACAAAATCACTGGAAACCAGCTTCCAAGAGAAGACTGGTAAAAAGCTATGTTACGTATTCAGGACAGAACTGCATTCAACTATTAATTATACTGATACAAAtcgaagcaaaaaaaaaaaaaggcaaggcaTTACTGCACACACAATACAGGCTCAGAGTTAGATGAGCACAGATGGGAAACTTAGCTCTGCCAGTTATTACTGTGTGACTCTGAGTACATTACTTAGTCTTTCTGAAGGTATTTCTtccctataaaatgaagataaaccTACACATCTTATTAAGTTGTTGAGAGGATCAAAGGGTTTAGCATTTGGCCCTTTGTAAGCCCTCCACAAAGATTCGTTTTGTCACATAAAAAAGAACTGATTCTAAAAGGCCCAACTGCACTCAGCCCCTTGTGGAAACACTCTTTGCAGCCTTCCTAATAGTTAATTCAAAACAGTTCCAATACAAAACAGTTATATCAGATCACATGGCAGGCTGTTGCAGCTTAAGCAAGTCCTTTTCTGAGGCTGATATGATTCTCAACTTGTGCAGCCTGATTCTGCCATAAAGAACAAGACTATTTTGGAGAATGGCTAAGACTACTAAAGACCACCACTCTACCCTCTCTCAAAGTTACTTCCACAGTCACGTCTGCTTTTCTTGAGATACATATTCCAAACCTTCTATGCTCCTGGTCATCTACCTTGTATATTTGTTTGGAACATTCTAAATTACCAAAACTATGACAACAGCATTCACTCATTGGTCTTTCCTCAGCACCAGGCATTGGGATTGCCATTTTGGATATCATGCTACTTAAACTTAACAAAAACCCTACGTATAAAGTGAATGATGACATCCCCATAGAAATACAGACTTAGTGTAAGCAAGCTGCCCAGGTCATACATCTTAAAAGTGGCAGAACCTGGTCCCAAACCTAGATTTATTTCATTTGAGAAGTAACAGATTCAAGCCCACTGCCATGGCTGCTTGACAGGGCCACGATGCTCAATACTGCTTCAGtgtaactaaaaacaaaatcctgCCTCTACCCCTGCTCATTTTCTTTACTAAGGAAAATCCCAGCCATCATTTCTAAAgcaactgtatttatttttgagtCCCGGGTTAATTCGATTGAGAGTTAAGGTCAAGCCACGCATTGCATCAGCCACATGAAACCCAAAGAAACCAGGAGCCTTCAATGCCTCTGGTGGGACACGGCACTCCCTCCTCTCGGCACTTCGCTAGCTACGTGACCTGGGCCACGAGGGTCCCACGCTGCCGCCGCTACATAGCTCGTCAAAAGAAAGCAGCAAGTCTCAGCGCTATCTGGTCAGACCTTGTGCAAGCGGAAGTTCCCATACTCCAGGATTTCTCCGGTCACCTTCGAGTTCCACACAAAGGCCCCGCAGACACTGAACTGGCGGACCACACAGACCTTTCTATCCCGTACCTACGCCCGTCAGGGACCGGAGCCCTGTGGTCATCCCAACCCAGCGCGTACCCCAAGCCCGAGACTCACAGCGCCTGTTGCCTTGGAGAATTTATTGGCCACCTCAGAGAGCTGGTTATCGCGCAGGAAGCCGAGCACGAGGGGATACAGGTCGCTGGGAACCACGCGGCGCAAGCCGGCGTCCGCCATCCTCCGGGCAATAGGCGTCACTACGGTTGCCGACGCACACCACTCAGAAACTCGGGAATCCGGAAGAGTGAGGTCGCACAAGTGTGACGCAAACGCGCCGTGCGGGGGCACACAGGAAGGGGCGGGCACCCTTACGGCAGCCCTGCCTCCACCTCGGAGGCAGGGCAAAGGCGAAATCAGCTCTTTCCGGTTCCATAAGCGCCGCCATCTTGGTAAGGGCGGAGCCCTCCGCCCGCCACTGTATAGGCAGGGTCCTGACATCAGAGGCCACGCCCTCAGCCGTGGCGGGAAAACTCCTTCTTGGGCCGGCTTACTGCTGAACATACCTTTTTTCAATAGCAGCGGTTTCCCGCGCTTGAGCTGGGATTGGGTTTCCAGAGTAATGTGAGGACCGGCAAACTCCAGCTGTCCTTACACTCTCTAGATTTAGTCACAAGATCTCCCAACCGCCCCCATTCGCGCTGCCAGCGGATTCCCACCTTCCATCTTCACTTTCAACACCCAAGGAACCCCTTTCTCAGATACCACTCCATACTCCCACCTCCACTGCAGAGGATCCTTCAGATTATCCATGGTAGTGCTGGGATTTTCATCTCTAAAACTGCCCCTCCCTCAGTCATGATTTACCCATGAGACAATCCATTACCCCCTTACTTATTCCACCTTAAATCAGCTCCATGAAGGGAAAAGCGGTTGTGTACCAAACCTATAGTCAAACACAGCAGCAAGCTCTTCAAACCTATAGTCCTGAAAATAACCCTTCTACTTCTTGAGTCACAGGTCACACCATGAACTCTACCTGTAGAACTGGAAAACTCAACTGCCTCTCCCTTGGTCATGAGTACTCAAATTTCCAGGCTTGCCAAGTTAATTCCAAGTTCTACCATATTTCGGTTCACCTTAGCAGAGAGCAATCTCTCCAGTCCTTCCCCGCTACCATTTGACTACTTCCCATTAATGCCCCTCAGGAAGGAAAAGGATTCACTTTCTCAGGAAACACACCTCTCCTTCATTTTGCCTTTCTCAAAACAGATCCCCTCTTCTCCTAGATACTTAACTCCTATATCTCTTTTCCCCCCCGAGTCTACCCACATGAATGCATTCTTTAAACACCTGTGCACCTGCTGTGTGCATTGTGCTCAAGCtaaaatggtacatatacacacaagcCTCAGTTTAGGAAACCTTTATTTGGAACAGTGTGAGCTTCTTCTATGTCCTTGATATTAAAATCCCTTCCTGGACTAGCATCAACACTCCCTTGtttgaaatgcagaatctcaggccccaccccataAGTCaggatctgcatttttaaaagatctcaATGATTCAAATGCCcttttaaagttt
The genomic region above belongs to Manis javanica isolate MJ-LG chromosome 7, MJ_LKY, whole genome shotgun sequence and contains:
- the NOLC1 gene encoding nucleolar and coiled-body phosphoprotein 1 isoform X4, with the protein product MADAGLRRVVPSDLYPLVLGFLRDNQLSEVANKFSKATGATQQDANASSLLDIYSFWLKSTKAPKQKLQANGPVTKKTKKKTSSSDSSEDSSEEEKAQGPPPKKAAIPAKRTSLSQLPGKTTAKASESSSSEESSDDDEEEDKKKKPVQKGVKPQAKAAKVPPKKAKSSDSDSDSDSDSSSEDEAPKNQKPKTTPVTAKVQAKALGKPARAAPKAANGKAASSSSDDSEEEKAVAISKKTVPKKQVVAKAPVKAAAASTQKSSSSEDSSSEEEEEQKKPMKKKPGPYSSVPPPSAPPPKKSLGTQIPKKAAEKKQAVEGTGDSSDESDSSSEEEKKPPAKPVVSKATTKPAPAKKAAESSSDSSDSDSSEDEAPARPASTTKNASSKPAATLKQAAAKPATTLKQPVGSGQKPLARKADSSSSEEESSSSEEEEEKVKKAVAIPKSKVTAKGTPSLPAKQASQGGGDSSSDSDSSSSEEEEEEKTKSPVKKKPQKAVGAVALSKPAPTKKLAAESSSSSSSDDSSEEEVKEKPKSKGTPRPQVPKTNGTSALTAQNGKADQDSIEEEEEKNAAGAISKPGSAKKRKQNEAAKEAETPQAKKMKPQTPNTFPKRKKGEKRASSPFRRIKEEEIEVDARVADNSFDAKQGAAGDWGERANQVLKFTKGKSFRHEKTKKKRGSYRGGSISVQVNSIKFDSE
- the NOLC1 gene encoding nucleolar and coiled-body phosphoprotein 1 isoform X2, which produces MADAGLRRVVPSDLYPLVLGFLRDNQLSEVANKFSKATGATQQDANASSLLDIYSFWLKSTKAPKQKLQANGPVTKKTKKKTSSSDSSEDSSEEEKAQGPPPKKAAIPAKRTSLSQLPGKTTAKASESSSSEESSDDDEEEDKKKKPVQKGVKPQAKAAKVPPKKAKSSDSDSDSDSDSSSEDEAPKNQKPKTTPVTAKVQAKALGKPGTPARAAPKAANGKAASSSSDDSEEEKAVAISKKTVPKKQVVAKAPVKAAAASTQKSSSSEDSSSEEEEEQKKPMKKKPGPYSSVPPPSAPPPKKSLGTQIPKKAAEKKQAVEGTGDSSDESDSSSEEEKKPPAKPVVSKATTKPAPAKKAAESSSDSSDSDSSEDEAPARPASTTKNASSKPAATLKQAAAKPATTLKQPVGSGQKPLARKADSSSSEEESSSSEEEEEKVKKAVAIPKSKVTAKGTPSLPAKQASQGGGDSSSDSDSSSSEEEEEEKTKSPVKKKPQKAVGAVALSKPAPTKKLAAESSSSSSSDDSSEEEVKEKPKSKGTPRPQVPKTNGTSALTAQNGKADQDSIEEEEEKNAAGAISKPGSAKKRKQNEAAKEAETPQAKKMKPQTPNTFPKRKKGEKRASSPFRRIKEEEIEVDARVADNSFDAKQGAAGDWGERANQVLKFTKGKSFRHEKTKKKRGSYRGGSISVQVNSIKFDSE
- the NOLC1 gene encoding nucleolar and coiled-body phosphoprotein 1 isoform X3, translating into MADAGLRRVVPSDLYPLVLGFLRDNQLSEVANKFSKATGATQQDANASSLLDIYSFWLNRSTKAPKQKLQANGPVTKKTKKKTSSSDSSEDSSEEEKAQGPPPKKAAIPAKRTSLSQLPGKTTAKASESSSSEESSDDDEEEDKKKKPVQKGVKPQAKAAKVPPKKAKSSDSDSDSDSDSSSEDEAPKNQKPKTTPVTAKVQAKALGKPARAAPKAANGKAASSSSDDSEEEKAVAISKKTVPKKQVVAKAPVKAAAASTQKSSSSEDSSSEEEEEQKKPMKKKPGPYSSVPPPSAPPPKKSLGTQIPKKAAEKKQAVEGTGDSSDESDSSSEEEKKPPAKPVVSKATTKPAPAKKAAESSSDSSDSDSSEDEAPARPASTTKNASSKPAATLKQAAAKPATTLKQPVGSGQKPLARKADSSSSEEESSSSEEEEEKVKKAVAIPKSKVTAKGTPSLPAKQASQGGGDSSSDSDSSSSEEEEEEKTKSPVKKKPQKAVGAVALSKPAPTKKLAAESSSSSSSDDSSEEEVKEKPKSKGTPRPQVPKTNGTSALTAQNGKADQDSIEEEEEKNAAGAISKPGSAKKRKQNEAAKEAETPQAKKMKPQTPNTFPKRKKGEKRASSPFRRIKEEEIEVDARVADNSFDAKQGAAGDWGERANQVLKFTKGKSFRHEKTKKKRGSYRGGSISVQVNSIKFDSE
- the NOLC1 gene encoding nucleolar and coiled-body phosphoprotein 1 isoform X1; the protein is MADAGLRRVVPSDLYPLVLGFLRDNQLSEVANKFSKATGATQQDANASSLLDIYSFWLNRSTKAPKQKLQANGPVTKKTKKKTSSSDSSEDSSEEEKAQGPPPKKAAIPAKRTSLSQLPGKTTAKASESSSSEESSDDDEEEDKKKKPVQKGVKPQAKAAKVPPKKAKSSDSDSDSDSDSSSEDEAPKNQKPKTTPVTAKVQAKALGKPGTPARAAPKAANGKAASSSSDDSEEEKAVAISKKTVPKKQVVAKAPVKAAAASTQKSSSSEDSSSEEEEEQKKPMKKKPGPYSSVPPPSAPPPKKSLGTQIPKKAAEKKQAVEGTGDSSDESDSSSEEEKKPPAKPVVSKATTKPAPAKKAAESSSDSSDSDSSEDEAPARPASTTKNASSKPAATLKQAAAKPATTLKQPVGSGQKPLARKADSSSSEEESSSSEEEEEKVKKAVAIPKSKVTAKGTPSLPAKQASQGGGDSSSDSDSSSSEEEEEEKTKSPVKKKPQKAVGAVALSKPAPTKKLAAESSSSSSSDDSSEEEVKEKPKSKGTPRPQVPKTNGTSALTAQNGKADQDSIEEEEEKNAAGAISKPGSAKKRKQNEAAKEAETPQAKKMKPQTPNTFPKRKKGEKRASSPFRRIKEEEIEVDARVADNSFDAKQGAAGDWGERANQVLKFTKGKSFRHEKTKKKRGSYRGGSISVQVNSIKFDSE